A genomic stretch from Falco cherrug isolate bFalChe1 chromosome 1, bFalChe1.pri, whole genome shotgun sequence includes:
- the ZGRF1 gene encoding protein ZGRF1 isoform X12, translated as MASQEFTVLYTHQKMKKSKTWQDGILRITTGRNKAILFDDKGQCLESIFVKSQVNAGDNLEGERYLITVEAVKLNEKSFEDQPRKAEAPAVDRNGVKPGVLPPRHLSVGLKRKFTGFQGPRQVGKKILAMEDGLKSMTLPLSKQCQGTLSSKFYVTSPLFSTVSKKDTETNMFADFHEDVCMGNDTEHMSVSSLLSAPFLDRCEKAEKQNSDQSIVKPEPSQITGDTKSSSQTAGHRAASGNIRSTAQIIALLKSKPTQGCREQTPAVTECLSRFQASGNTGSLHKSTILHGFSGNSAKRLMQNIQDLPFTKGTVNDKKEWNAEMLLNSSEQPCVKEVTRHDKEADNLSHDLQDPCNTNSCFLPESIVSRMSDSQFVLSSGDVSCSASPITSEKKHSRYRGRSVTSSPKEDSSVKLQSELQPRQNPGEPSDLQLSEDLTLTETGIVKEELSTHGKDCGLGEQMMEVNFSLLEAFDFNDTNNEDLCERDVSKLTEGGMLSQSPDCLTEDDVAQNAALRLHSCCQVVTHSKNGEVKCSTSDGENDGNPCAGVMPSQLCDSDVGDTGTIAEDSANQTRFEVELLDDGCNIKEINEGQLNTEGTNKKDLDGCAVCTVNGMSQIKSKHSDLFPGDVNVNECHPKLSTFEKTGSISCISTSRITSAVDKKTEDDVIQLGCLKSPDVDLERFWGTKTDDIKPGSPLLALSQNLDPSYGSFQYIADHQDVFGVSHREDALISRSSVCPLGKGHSSLHETEIDENDFESLESINASQEACKGERIGTDCLKCMAMADNSSDLPDLVNNITLLRALTQHSTALESLQKIEENNSTLYEAETSKEIFEHLVKAKAIKQFTEIPYSESIQASSGSYFDSSGLMPVVFQGHQVKGSAASEIMLRAPCSQLGWQQYQDNTEFAAERFLSPLFSSNYVLSDFRESPGSRSPHEGDIREENFEKQSNVIEESRIDQSPLALNMYSEVLPRTVSDSISHSDLRQTQWTSWEPDKVISSVELTSPLNPDSTFSPASGSGETIGDMQEPLIHRMLPTQEKSSYPGECNLSRFKRPVKTRARVPFVSLPATEKVPDAVYPTDSEEVQQSFESSVVNLCNESAVFPISAFGPGDRNYETSVFGEYTEDEQREFVQSVFPNLTSQYRQSKWLKYQNMAQCDLIAQNSDDSEVTDDICAENVLGMLLGDTGESSAVNKSAPGSACLLTAKSMLDKCCANTSKEDFISERKLLSLHLSQTPLAEATQKVLSHLSCYTVTGYGQDITISELSFPNVDKVKYADLPKRKISIPTVFESHVHYKQIFKAALTEQLNIMLFGLSQRLHKALSKVDVSFYTSLKDGQSMSKESCVPLCSHMRPAKLVMVKKEGQNKGRLFYTCDAPKSEQCLFFKWIEDVNPSQIKSRPSAVLHDMKSVGTYLRSQNIALYEGCQLLVRKAFEVQAQRCSKFKKFMNTPDRFDGDSKKKLYLKLSRKEHYSFYSKDDIWVISKTLNFDPLDTFIASSAFFGPSSNNEVELLPLKGYCPSNWRSNMIVHALLVCNASGELTALRNMEEHFNPSTLPLMPYLLKMNFRSENATNRVNKRKFIPPAINLKRTMTYGPVSTEVAMELAKKMIQTFLLNPDQATSLIRIAQMMTSCENLKPVEEHQILPITIIHGVFGAGKSYLLSVVILFLVQLFESSEATKGPRPAQWKLLIASSTNVAIDRILQGLLDLGFEDFIRVGSIRKITKAILPHR; from the exons ATGGCTTCTCAAGAATTTACT GTGTTATATACTcaccaaaaaatgaaaaaatcaaaaACGTGGCAAGATGGAATTCTGAGGATTACAACTGGCAGAAATAAG GCTATCTTGTTTGATGATAAAGGACAATGTTTGGAGAGTATTTTTGTGAAATCTCAG GTGAATGCTGGAGATAATTTAGAAGGTGAACGATATTTGATCACAGTGGAAGCAGTAAAATTGaatgaaaaatcttttgaagATCAgccaaggaaagcagaagctCCAGCAGTGGATAGAAATGGTGTAAAACCTGGTGTTCTGCCTCCACGACATCTGTCTGTTGGCTTGAAAAGGAAGTTTACA GGTTTCCAAGGGCCACGCcaagttggaaagaaaatactagCAATGGAAGACGGATTAAAATCAATGACGTTACCTTTATCTAAGCAGTGTCAGGGTACTTTGTCATCCAAGTTTTATGTTACCTCTCCATTATTTTCTACAGTTTCTAAGAAGGATACAGAAACAAATATGTTTGCAGACTTTCATGAAGATGTGTGTATGGGTAACGATACAGAGCACATGTCTGTCTCCTCACTGCTTTCTGCTCCATTTCTTGACAGATGTGAGAAGGCAGAGAAGCAAAACTCTGATCAGTCCATTGTGAAGCCAGAACCTTCTCAAATTACTGGGGACACCAAATCTAGTAGTCAGACAGCTGGTCACAGGGCAGCATCAGGCAACATAAGGAGCACAGCACAGATAATTGCTCTTTTGAAGTCTAAACCAACGCAAGGATGCAGAGAGCAAACACCCGCAGTCACAGAATGCCTTTCTAGGTTTCAGGCATCAGGAAACACAGGTAGCTTACATAAGAGCACAATCCTGCATGGTTTTTCAGGCAACAGTGCCAAAAGACTCATGCAAAATATTCAGGACCTGCCTTTTACGAAGGGAACTGTAAATGATAAAAAGGAATGGAATGCTGAAATGCTTCTAAATTCATCTGAACAACCTTGTGTTAAAGAAGTCACAAGACATGACAAAGAGGCAGATAATTTAAGTCACGACTTACAAGATCCCTGCAATACAAATAGTTGCTTCCTACCTGAATCCATTGTAAGTAGAATGAGTGACAGTCAGTTTGTCCTATCCTCAGGTGACGTTTCATGTTCAGCAAGTCCAAtcacctctgaaaaaaaacactcCAGATACAGAGGACGTTCAGTGACTAGCAGTCCTAAGGAGGATTCATCTGTGAAGTTGCAAAGTGAGCTTCAGCCCAGACAAAATCCAGGAGAGCCTAGTGATCTGCAGCTCTCTGAGGACTTAACATTGACTGAAACTGGAATTGTAAAGGAGGAATTAAGTACACATGGCAAAGACTGTGGTCTGGGTGAACAGATGATGGAGGTTAACTTCAGTCTACTGGAGGCTTTTGATTTTAATGACACCAACAATGAAGACCTGTGTGAAAGAGATGTGAGTAAACTCACTGAAGGAGGCATGCTTTCACAAAGTCCAGATTGCTTAACAGAAGATGATGTAGCACAAAATGCTGCACTGAGGCTTCATTCTTGCTGTCAAGTAGTGACGCACAGTAAAAATGGAGAAGTCAAATGTTCAACATCTGATGGAGAGAATGATGGAAATCCCTGCGCTGGGGTTATGCCATCTCAGCTTTGCGACAGCGATGTCGGAGATACAGGGACAATTGCAGAAGACTCTGCAAACCAGACCAGATTTGAAGTGGAACTTTTGGATGATGGATGcaacataaaagaaattaatgaaggCCAATTAAATACTGAAGGCACAAACAAGAAGGATCTTGATGGCTGTGCAGTGTGTACCGTTAATGGCATGTCACAGATAAAAAGCAAGCACTCTGATCTCTTTCCTGGAGACGTAAATGTTAATGAATGTCACCCTAAACTGAGTACGTTTGAGAAAACTGGAAgtatttcatgtatttctacCAGCAGAATAACTTCTGCAGTGGACAAAAAGACCGAAGATGATGTTATACAGCTTGGATGCCTGAAATCCCCAGATGTTGATTTAGAGCGCTTCTGGGGTACTAAGACTGATGACATTAAACCAGGTAGTCCTTTGCTGGCTTTGTCACAAAACTTAGATCCTAGCTATGGCTCATTCCAATATATTGCAGACCACCAAGACGTGTTTGGTGTTTCACATAGGGAAGATGCTTTAATTTCCAGAAGTTCTGTCTGTCCTTTAGGAAAAGGCCATTCATCTCTACACGAAACAGAAATAGATGAAAATGACTTTGAAAGTTTAGAGAGCATAAATGCCTCTCAGGAAGCCTGCAAAGGTGAAAGAATAGGAACGGATTGCCTGAAATGCATGGCAATGGCTGACAATTCATCAGATCTTCCTGATTTGGTAAACAATATCACTCTTCTAAGAGCTTTGACTCAACATAGCACAGCATTAGAAAGCTTACAAAAGATTGAGGAAAATAATAGCACATTATATGAAGCAGAGACTTCTAAAGAGATATTTGAACACCTTGTGAAGGCTAAAG CTATAAAACAGTTTACGGAAATACCTTACTCAGAAAGTATACAGGCATCTTCCGGTTCATACTTTGATTCTTCTGGCCTTATG CCTGTTGTGTTTCAAGGGCACCAAGTAAAAGGATCAGCAGCTAGTGAGATAATGTTGagagctccctgctcccagctagGATGGCAGCAGTACCAAGATAATACAGAGTTTGCAGCTGAGAGATTTTTGTCACCCCTGTTTTCAAGCAATTATGTCTTGTCTGACTTCAGAGag TCTCCAGGTTCAAGAAGTCCTCATGAGGGTGATATCAGAGAAgagaattttgaaaagcagtctAATGTTATTGAAGAGTCAAGAATAGATCAGTCCC CGTTGGCATTGAATATGTATTCTGAAGTTCTACCACGGACAGTGTCAGACTCAATTTCACATTCTGATTTGAGACAAACACAGTGGACTTCATGGGAACCTGACAAG GTGATATCATCAGTGGAACTGACTTCCCCGCTTAATCCAGACTCTACATTTTCTCCAGCTTCAGGAAGTGGGGAAACTATTGGAGATATGCAAGAGCCTCTGATACACAGGATGTTGCCAA CACAGGAGAAATCCAGCTATCCAGGGGAATGCAACCTCTCAAGATTCAAACGCCCAGTTAAAACACGAGCTCGAGTTCCGTTTGTCAGTCTTCCTGCCACTGAGAAGGTTCCCGATGCAGTTTATCCAACTGACAGTGAGGAGGTCCAGCAATCTTTTGAGTCTTCAGTAGTCAATTTATGCAACGAGTCAGCGGTATTTCCTATTAGTGCTTTTGGCCCTGGGGACAGAAATTATGAAACCTCTGTGTTTGGAGAGTATACGGAAGATGAACAAAGGGAGTTTGTACAATCAGTATTCCCTAATTTGACTTCACAATATAGACAAAGCAAGTGGCTAAAATATCAAAACATGGCTCAGTGTGACTTGATAGCTCAAAATAGTGATGATAGCGAAGTGACTGATGACATCTGTGCTGAGAATGTCCTTGGAATGCTGCTGGGTGATACAGGAGAGAGCAGTGCCGTGAATAAAAGCGCTCCCGGCTCTGCATGTCTACTGACAGCAAAGAGCATGCTTGATAAATGCTGTGCAAATACCAGCAAGGAAGATTTCATTTCAGAGAGGAAGTTACTTTCTCTGCACTTAAGTCAGACACCTTTGGCTGAAGCAACACAAAAGGTGTTAAGTCATCTGAGCTGCTACACTGTAACAGGATACGGCCAG gACATAACAATTTCTGAGTTGTCTTTTCCTAATGTGGATAAAGTAAAATATGCTGATCTTCCTAAAAGAAAGATTTCCATACCAACTGTTTTTGAGTCTCATGTTCActacaaacagatttttaaagctgctctgACAG AGCAATTAAACATAATGCTATTTGGGTTGTCACAAAGATTACACAAAGCTCTTTCAAAAGTGGATGTATCATTTTACACATCACTGAAAGATGGGCAAAGCATGAGCAAAGAAAGCTGCGTTCCACTCTGCAGTCACATGCGTCCTGCTAAGCTTGTTATGGTTAAAAAAGAAGGTCAAAACAAG gGTCGTTTGTTCTATACCTGTGATGCCCCAAAATCTGagcagtgtttgtttttcaagtggATAGAAGATGTGAACCCCTCGCAGATAAAATCCAGACCTAGTGCAGTGCTTCATGATATGAAAAGTGTTGGGACATACCTCAGAAGTCAAAATATTGCTCTCTATGAGGGATGCCAGCTCTTGGTGAG GAAAGCCTTTGAAGTTCAAGCACAACGGTGTAGTAAGTTCAAGAAATTTATGAATACACCTGATAGATTTGATGGTGATTCCAAAAAAAAGTTGTACCTCAAACTAAGTAGAAAGGAGCATTATTCTTTCTATAGCAAAG ATGATATTTGGGTTATTTCGAAGACTTTGAATTTTGATCCTCTTGATACTTTCATTGCAAGTAGTGCTTTCTTTGGACCATCCTCCAACAATGAAGTGGAATTACTACCACTGAAAGGCTACTGTCCCTCAAACTGGCGATCAAATA TGATTGTTCATGCCTTGCTGGTTTGTAATGCTAGTGGTGAGCTTACAGCTTTAAGGAATATGGAGGAGCACTTCAATCCATCTACGTTACCACTAATGCCATATCTATTAAAGAT GAATTTTCGTTCTGAAAATGCTACTAATAGagtcaacaaaagaaaatttattccaCCTGCCATCAACCTGAAACGCACAATGACGTATGGACCCGTCAGCACTGAAGTGGCAATGGAACTAGCTAAAAAGATGATCCAAACGTTCTTGTTGAACCCAGATCAAGCTACATCACTGATTCGGATAGCTCAGATGATGACCTCATGTGAAAATCTCAAACCAGTGGAAGAACACCAGATCTTGCCTATCACAATTATACATG GTGTTTTTGGAGCTGGCAAGAGCTATCTGCTGTCTGTTGTGATTTTGTTCTTAGTACAGCTCTTTGAAAGTAGTGAAGCTACCAAGGGTCCAAGGCCAGCTCAGTGGAAACTTCTGATTGCTTCTTCCACTAATGTTGCCATAGACAGGATACTGCAGGG TCTACTTGATCTTGGATTTGAGGATTTTATCAGAGTGGGAAGTATTAGGAAAATCACCAAAGCAATTCTTCCCCATAG GTAA